Proteins encoded within one genomic window of Chelatococcus sp. HY11:
- a CDS encoding GntR family transcriptional regulator, with protein sequence MARSSNQSRHRLANQILDLIRDAKFEPGHHLREQQLGDLLGVSRTPVRAALMLLTELEIVEARRNQGFFLVKPFDVLHRIEIEVPNSLDQSLYEQLVRDRLAGILPDSLTQSEIAHRYDVDRVVMLRTLARLSEDGLIARNKGHGWTFLPTLDSKLALNSSYDFRLTIEPASFLLSTFKPDGAALERARLQHMYLASHPDINSVDSMQLFSTDASFHEMFAEFSGNVFFLQAVQQQNRLRRLLEFGGYRNRRRVREWCKEHLAIIDAVLAGDYRGASKMMHAHLSKAVGASGAPIVRDKP encoded by the coding sequence ATGGCGCGATCATCAAACCAGAGCCGGCACCGACTCGCGAACCAAATACTCGATCTCATTCGCGACGCGAAGTTTGAGCCGGGTCACCATTTGCGCGAGCAGCAGCTGGGTGATCTGCTCGGGGTCTCGCGGACGCCGGTCCGTGCAGCTCTGATGTTGCTGACCGAGCTGGAGATAGTGGAGGCTCGCCGGAACCAGGGTTTTTTCCTCGTCAAGCCGTTTGACGTGCTTCACCGCATCGAAATCGAAGTGCCCAACTCGCTCGACCAGAGCCTTTATGAGCAGCTCGTAAGAGACAGGCTAGCCGGGATACTTCCAGATTCATTGACCCAGAGCGAGATCGCACACCGATACGATGTCGATCGCGTGGTGATGCTGAGGACGCTGGCGCGGCTGTCCGAGGACGGTTTGATCGCGCGCAACAAAGGGCACGGTTGGACCTTCCTGCCGACGCTGGACTCCAAACTCGCGCTTAACTCAAGTTACGACTTCCGCCTGACGATCGAGCCCGCGTCATTTCTTTTGAGCACGTTCAAACCGGATGGGGCCGCGCTTGAGCGCGCCCGACTGCAACATATGTATCTTGCGTCGCACCCCGACATAAACAGCGTCGACAGTATGCAGTTGTTTTCCACCGACGCGAGTTTTCATGAAATGTTCGCGGAGTTCAGTGGAAACGTGTTCTTTCTGCAAGCAGTCCAACAACAAAATCGTCTGAGGCGTCTGCTCGAATTCGGCGGCTATCGGAACCGACGGCGAGTCCGTGAATGGTGCAAAGAACACCTCGCCATTATCGACGCGGTTCTCGCCGGCGATTATCGCGGCGCCAGCAAGATGATGCATGCGCATCTCTCCAAGGCGGTCGGCGCCTCGGGAGCGCCTATTGTCCGCGACAAGCCATGA
- a CDS encoding Xaa-Pro peptidase family protein, protein MADFDLNDILQEVPQGKESVFPKDEYERRLAKLRVAMSERGFDLVLLSGPENIFYLSGQQTPGYYAFQCLCIPLEGKPFHVLRGLEAMNARLNTYLDDIIGYADDVVPASAVAEVLFARGWRGKRVAIDQSGWFLTINLYNRLVADFGPLLDATGLVEPLRRIKSALEIEQMEKAGHANEAGMSAGLAVTKVGANENDIASAIMGAAIKAGSEYVGMEPFVTSGPRSGIPHTTWRRRQIEPGDVTVLETSACYNRYHVALFRTVACGEIPQIARDMYQVCGEALEVALEKLRPGNTCADVHDAVQAVIDSHGQTNGYRKRTGYSMGISFAPDWGEGNILSLFRGIDVPLEPGMAFHVPITLRAYNKFTVAVSETVLVTDGAPRTFSSISREIVEA, encoded by the coding sequence ATGGCGGATTTTGACCTCAACGACATCTTGCAGGAAGTGCCGCAAGGCAAAGAGAGCGTTTTCCCTAAAGATGAATATGAGCGACGTCTTGCCAAGCTTCGCGTCGCGATGAGCGAGCGCGGTTTCGATCTTGTTCTACTATCGGGACCGGAGAATATATTCTATCTGTCTGGCCAGCAAACGCCTGGATACTACGCGTTCCAGTGTTTGTGCATACCATTGGAGGGCAAGCCATTCCATGTCCTGCGCGGACTGGAGGCCATGAACGCGCGCCTCAATACCTATCTTGATGATATTATCGGCTATGCCGATGACGTCGTGCCGGCTTCCGCCGTCGCGGAAGTCCTCTTCGCACGCGGTTGGCGTGGGAAGCGTGTGGCCATCGATCAAAGCGGATGGTTCCTGACCATCAACCTCTACAACAGGCTCGTGGCGGACTTTGGCCCTCTCCTGGACGCAACCGGGCTCGTGGAACCTCTGCGGCGGATCAAATCCGCCTTGGAGATCGAGCAGATGGAGAAGGCCGGACATGCAAACGAGGCCGGAATGAGCGCTGGTCTTGCCGTCACGAAGGTTGGTGCAAACGAAAACGACATCGCCTCTGCCATTATGGGGGCTGCCATCAAGGCTGGCTCTGAGTATGTGGGAATGGAGCCCTTCGTTACTTCAGGGCCGCGTTCCGGCATTCCCCACACAACCTGGCGACGCCGGCAGATCGAGCCCGGAGACGTGACCGTGCTCGAAACATCGGCCTGTTATAATCGCTACCATGTGGCGCTTTTCCGCACCGTCGCATGCGGCGAGATACCCCAGATTGCTCGCGACATGTACCAGGTGTGCGGAGAAGCTCTCGAGGTTGCTTTGGAAAAACTGCGGCCCGGTAATACATGCGCTGATGTTCACGATGCCGTGCAGGCTGTGATCGACAGTCACGGGCAAACCAACGGCTACCGCAAGCGAACCGGCTACAGCATGGGAATTTCATTTGCCCCCGACTGGGGGGAAGGGAATATCCTCAGCCTGTTCCGTGGGATAGACGTGCCTTTGGAGCCGGGCATGGCCTTCCATGTGCCGATCACGTTGCGCGCCTATAACAAGTTCACCGTGGCCGTGAGCGAGACAGTTCTCGTGACGGATGGTGCGCCACGGACCTTCAGCAGCATAAGCCGCGAGATCGTCGAGGCTTAG
- a CDS encoding ABC transporter permease, with translation MADLTASTLPTPGRTARGLSANITALMFTAPIILLLIVFFAVPLFDLFGFSFTAYRPGPRTSDGPATLVNFTAIFGDPFYLAMIANSLVLGLLTVVTTLLVGYPVAFYLTRASGWERTLISVACLLPIFVNLIVGILGWYILLLPFGVFQQILSSVGLVDGPLPWLRSFWTLVAVLTYEHVPFAILILASTIQAVPQDKINAARILGASTPRIVWNLMLPLTAPGLVASAILVFSLSVSSYLIPILISGPRTQVLPIAIFSYASELMNWPMASALALVLLIVVATITYAAAAVANRVTRRGQWEMV, from the coding sequence ATGGCTGATCTGACCGCCAGCACCTTGCCCACGCCGGGACGGACTGCGCGAGGGCTTAGTGCTAACATTACAGCGCTTATGTTCACCGCGCCGATTATTCTCCTTCTGATCGTCTTTTTCGCCGTACCCCTCTTCGATCTCTTCGGCTTCAGTTTCACCGCCTACAGGCCTGGGCCACGCACCAGCGATGGGCCTGCGACGCTGGTGAACTTCACCGCGATATTCGGGGATCCCTTTTATCTCGCTATGATCGCAAATTCGCTCGTGCTCGGTTTGCTGACCGTGGTGACGACTCTGCTCGTGGGCTACCCGGTTGCATTTTACCTGACACGTGCCAGCGGATGGGAGCGCACGCTGATCTCGGTCGCCTGCCTGCTTCCGATCTTCGTCAATCTGATTGTTGGAATTCTCGGCTGGTATATCCTGCTGCTACCGTTTGGTGTCTTCCAGCAGATCCTTTCATCGGTTGGCCTTGTTGATGGGCCCCTGCCCTGGCTGCGGTCGTTCTGGACACTCGTCGCGGTCCTCACCTACGAGCATGTACCGTTCGCCATCCTCATCCTGGCATCGACTATCCAGGCCGTGCCGCAAGACAAGATCAACGCCGCGCGCATTCTCGGGGCATCCACGCCGCGGATCGTCTGGAACCTGATGCTGCCACTGACCGCGCCCGGGCTGGTGGCCAGCGCCATTCTCGTGTTTTCGCTCAGCGTTTCTTCCTACCTCATCCCGATCCTTATCAGCGGGCCGCGAACACAGGTGCTGCCAATCGCGATCTTCAGCTATGCGAGTGAACTGATGAATTGGCCAATGGCCTCCGCTCTCGCTCTCGTGCTGCTCATCGTCGTCGCAACGATCACCTATGCCGCGGCAGCTGTCGCGAACCGCGTCACGCGCCGCGGACAATGGGAGATGGTGTGA
- a CDS encoding ABC transporter ATP-binding protein, giving the protein MIAALRRHEAPMDHFAQESHRKPILRIEGVTKTLQNQHVLQDLHLEIAEGEFLTLLGPSGCGKTTTLNMVAGFLQPDSGNLFLRGVAANTLPPQKRRLGMVFQSWALFPHMSVFDNVAYGLRMRGFPGSEIPTRVTAMLDMVRLSSAKDKFPSQLSGGMQQRVALARALVTEPDLLLLDEPLSNLDAALRKDMQVEIKRIHERLKVTTLLVTHSQEEALVMSDRIAVMRGGRIERIASPHTIYTDPHTAFVCTFVGDANIFDATIESISGNTAALRVGIQRILASRAPRTDDRGAVQIAIRPENVTIGRQGEARGDNTLEGTVEDTIFKGSNITYEVNVAGRTLQVLDLPKVGQELYQRKDHVSLSFSRESVILLDGGRSM; this is encoded by the coding sequence ATGATTGCTGCCCTCAGGAGACACGAAGCGCCGATGGACCATTTCGCGCAGGAGAGCCACCGCAAGCCGATCCTGCGGATCGAGGGCGTCACCAAGACGCTCCAAAATCAGCACGTCCTGCAGGATCTCCATCTGGAGATCGCCGAGGGCGAGTTCCTGACGCTGCTCGGCCCTTCTGGCTGCGGCAAGACAACAACGCTGAACATGGTCGCGGGATTTCTCCAGCCCGATTCCGGCAACCTGTTCCTGCGTGGCGTTGCGGCGAACACGTTGCCGCCACAGAAGCGCAGATTGGGCATGGTGTTTCAGTCCTGGGCGCTCTTTCCGCACATGTCCGTGTTCGACAACGTCGCCTACGGATTGCGCATGCGTGGTTTTCCAGGAAGCGAGATCCCAACGCGCGTCACGGCGATGCTTGATATGGTCCGCCTGTCGAGCGCCAAGGACAAGTTTCCCTCACAGCTCTCCGGCGGCATGCAGCAACGTGTGGCACTCGCGCGTGCACTTGTTACCGAACCGGACCTTCTTCTTCTCGACGAGCCCCTTTCCAATCTCGACGCGGCCTTGCGCAAGGATATGCAAGTCGAGATCAAGCGCATCCACGAACGGCTCAAGGTGACGACGTTGCTCGTCACCCATAGCCAGGAGGAGGCGCTCGTCATGTCTGACAGGATTGCCGTCATGCGCGGGGGGCGCATCGAGCGTATCGCCTCTCCACACACAATCTATACGGACCCCCATACCGCTTTTGTCTGTACCTTTGTCGGTGACGCCAACATATTCGATGCGACAATCGAGAGTATTTCCGGGAACACAGCGGCGCTTCGCGTTGGAATCCAGCGCATTCTGGCATCCCGCGCTCCTCGAACTGATGACCGAGGCGCCGTACAGATCGCCATTCGGCCAGAGAATGTAACGATAGGCCGCCAAGGCGAGGCAAGGGGGGATAACACCCTCGAGGGGACAGTCGAGGATACGATCTTCAAGGGCAGCAACATTACCTATGAAGTAAACGTAGCCGGCCGCACGCTTCAAGTACTCGACCTCCCCAAAGTCGGACAGGAGCTTTACCAGCGCAAGGATCATGTCAGCCTCTCGTTCTCGCGGGAGAGCGTTATTCTCCTTGATGGCGGGAGGAGCATGTAA
- a CDS encoding iron-containing alcohol dehydrogenase, with protein sequence MTTRSPLRAAMPLLASPPACVIMVEGNDKAELERYAREAAAFRTVVGIGSGLVMDAAKYVARQNGQLLVQVPSSASNNACFTRTAWAMDRGRRIAERGCPVPDAIVADRALIATAPPSFNRAGLAEILCSHTALFDWRLGHDAGCDVDWDEALFAFTVHELEVVPGVIPAVAQGTPDAFVGIIKACARFAPWFSSHPRARFNAGSEHLFAWALDATAGRRMIHGEAVALGILLMALLQDNDPDNPARCIVDARLPFHPEHIGASWELVADTLKALPEYARTMPWYTIIDTLGEPMLAAQKLSDFLPRARHFVDGLKV encoded by the coding sequence TTGACGACACGCTCTCCTCTCCGCGCGGCCATGCCGCTTCTTGCCTCACCTCCCGCATGCGTCATCATGGTGGAAGGAAACGACAAGGCTGAGCTCGAGCGATATGCCCGAGAGGCGGCCGCATTCCGCACGGTTGTCGGCATTGGCAGCGGCCTCGTCATGGACGCGGCAAAATATGTGGCGCGGCAGAACGGACAGCTGTTGGTCCAAGTCCCGAGCAGCGCCTCGAACAATGCCTGTTTCACGCGGACGGCCTGGGCGATGGATAGAGGGCGCCGCATTGCCGAGCGGGGTTGTCCAGTTCCGGATGCAATCGTCGCGGACCGCGCGCTTATCGCGACTGCGCCCCCATCCTTCAACAGGGCGGGCCTCGCTGAAATTCTCTGTAGCCACACCGCCTTGTTCGATTGGCGGCTCGGGCATGATGCTGGATGCGATGTCGACTGGGATGAAGCGCTTTTCGCATTCACTGTGCATGAGCTCGAGGTTGTTCCCGGCGTGATACCAGCCGTCGCGCAAGGGACGCCGGACGCGTTCGTCGGCATCATCAAGGCCTGCGCGCGTTTCGCACCCTGGTTCTCCTCCCATCCCAGGGCGCGATTCAACGCGGGCTCGGAGCATCTCTTCGCCTGGGCGCTCGATGCGACGGCCGGTCGCCGTATGATCCACGGCGAGGCGGTGGCGCTTGGGATTCTGCTTATGGCCCTTTTGCAGGACAACGACCCGGACAATCCGGCCCGGTGCATTGTTGATGCACGGCTTCCCTTTCATCCAGAACACATCGGCGCAAGTTGGGAACTGGTCGCGGACACACTCAAGGCGCTGCCGGAATACGCGCGCACCATGCCGTGGTACACGATCATTGACACGCTGGGTGAGCCAATGCTCGCGGCGCAAAAGCTATCGGATTTTCTTCCTCGGGCCAGGCACTTTGTCGATGGTCTGAAGGTCTGA
- a CDS encoding extracellular solute-binding protein, producing the protein MAAIVGLGISCLAVNQLQAQEACTSMQVFLGIAPNHRENVMEYIAPKLKEKYNVELVAEAIGSANMVERITAQGANPRISIAQWDVPIGLTACEQGLCKPIDANRAPNTKNLADWAVTKDKDGNPNVLATNVLGVGIIYDEEQFKKNNMAPPKSWTDLNRPDMKGRLAITAPQSTMGTAALVMLAKNNGGGEANIDPGFDATKKLLPNIHTVFTWTSELSNLMQLGEVWAAVTSSNIAPALRAQGIPMKFVIPQEGSPTVNGGLSLVKGAPCEEAAYEYINLYYSDEFQALRMRKGATASPSASAWSKLTPEEQAGMGLTANDFSKLVNFDWRAINAARPGWIERWQREVR; encoded by the coding sequence TTGGCGGCGATCGTCGGGTTGGGAATTTCATGTTTGGCGGTGAATCAGCTCCAGGCTCAGGAAGCCTGCACCTCCATGCAAGTATTTCTGGGCATCGCGCCAAACCATCGCGAGAACGTGATGGAATACATCGCTCCCAAGCTGAAAGAAAAATACAACGTCGAACTCGTCGCCGAGGCTATCGGCTCGGCGAACATGGTGGAGCGCATCACGGCGCAGGGCGCCAACCCGCGCATTTCGATCGCGCAATGGGATGTGCCGATCGGGCTGACGGCCTGCGAGCAGGGACTGTGCAAGCCGATCGACGCCAACCGCGCGCCGAATACCAAGAATCTGGCCGATTGGGCTGTGACCAAGGATAAAGATGGCAATCCGAATGTACTGGCCACGAATGTGCTTGGCGTCGGCATTATCTATGACGAGGAGCAGTTCAAGAAGAACAATATGGCACCGCCTAAATCATGGACGGATCTCAACCGTCCGGACATGAAGGGCAGGCTCGCGATAACCGCGCCTCAGAGCACGATGGGCACCGCGGCCCTTGTGATGTTGGCCAAGAACAACGGCGGCGGCGAAGCCAACATTGATCCCGGCTTCGATGCGACCAAGAAGCTTCTTCCCAATATCCATACCGTTTTCACCTGGACCTCCGAGCTATCCAATCTGATGCAGCTTGGTGAGGTCTGGGCGGCTGTCACAAGTTCGAATATTGCTCCAGCCTTGCGTGCGCAGGGTATCCCAATGAAATTTGTCATTCCGCAGGAAGGATCCCCGACGGTCAACGGAGGACTTTCTCTCGTCAAGGGCGCGCCTTGCGAGGAAGCTGCTTACGAGTACATCAACTTGTACTATAGCGACGAGTTCCAGGCCCTTCGCATGCGGAAAGGCGCGACGGCAAGCCCCAGCGCATCGGCATGGTCGAAGCTCACACCCGAAGAGCAAGCCGGGATGGGCCTGACGGCGAACGATTTCTCGAAGCTCGTCAACTTTGACTGGCGCGCCATCAATGCGGCTCGGCCCGGCTGGATCGAGCGCTGGCAGCGCGAGGTCCGCTAG